The genomic window TGTGGTTGGGAACGGCGAATGGGTAAGACGTCGCTGGTGATGCGGGCGATGAGCAAGCTGCCGAAGAGGTCGTTTATCCCGGTCTATGTTGACCTGTGCCCATCGGAGGGATCCGCTTCGTTCGTGATCAAGGACCGTTTCTTGGGGACGTGAAAGGTATTACTGCAGAATTGGATCTTGGGGCCGCTTGCTTCAGCCTCCTTTTTAAGGAGGGTCGAGCCTTAGCGAGGGGAGGTGCTTATAATTTTTGCGGCGGCGCGGTCGCCCTCTCCTCGCTGACGCTCGACTCTCCCAGAGGGAGAGTGAAGTGAATCCGTCATTAATACACTTCACGTCCCTGCGGCTGTGGATTAACCAGCTTTACTCATGATGTAAATCGCTCCGGCGCAGACGAATTGCAGGTATCGCCGGTACAGCGGCCGGTCAGGCGGAGGCGGTTCTTGGCGAAGACGTGGTAGCCGAAATTTAGGGCGTGTGAGATGCCGGGCAGGCGGGTTGGCCAGATGAGTGGGCCGAAGCCAACGGCGGAGTAGAGTTGGCGAAAAACTTCGACGCCGATGATCCACTGGCCGTCCGGAAGTCGACCGTGGATTTCGTCCATGAACTGGGTGGGTGTCTTAGCGTATTCTTCCGCATTGAATTCTGGGGCTGCGATGTCGGTGAATTGAATGTGGTCTTTGCGATCGAGCCATTTCAGGAGCTTAATTTCACGCAGGCACAGGGGGCACTCGCCGTCGTAGAAGACTTCGACCGTGTGTCCGGCTGATAAGTGTTGGTTCATTGGATTCTCAAGCCCTCCTCTCGCTGCGTTCGGGCTTCACGGAAGGACGCTGGTGTGTTTTTAGTGGATTAGGACTTCGTGTCGACGCGGCGTGACGGGGTGAATGGTGGGTATCCATAGAAGGATAGATGTCTGGCAAGTTCGGTTGCGGGGATCGCTAAGTAGCATGGGCCCCTGGCCCGTGTACCTGCTGCCGATCCCTTGAAGAAACGCGGGCCGGGGACCCATGCTACGAGATAGATTCCAAACTCTGGCGAGTTCGGCTACGGGTGCGTTAGGCGTCGCACCAGACTTGCAGCGTTGCTTTGTTCTGCTGCAGGTCGATGCTTTTGACTTGTACTCGCGTTATTGGCATCCCGGTGCGGGCCCGCAAGTCGTCCAGCAGCGGCTCCCGCATCGACTCCCCTAACCATTCCGGCTTGTCGTATTCGATCGTGTACTTGGCGGCTTTACCCGATGAACCGTTGCCGTTTTTGCCTTCCCCGTTCTTCTTGGGTACCGCTTCCGTCTGGCCTCGACCAACCATCCATTCCTTTAACATCGCGCCGGCGAAGATAAACATGTTGACGGTCGCCAATTCCACATAACTCGTCTTCTTGTTGCTGAGCGAATTGATCACCGCCAGCCCGATCACGATGAACAGATACGTCATCTCTTTGGTGCAGATCGTGTCGGTGCGATAACGCAGCACTCCGAAGATGGCGAACAAGCCCAAGGCCATACCGATATCGATTTCCAGCTTCTTCAGCGTAAAGCAGATGAAGAACACGGTCACGTTCAGCATCACCGCTGTGAATGCAAACTCTCGCTGCCGCTGCGTCGGATAGATCGCGAAGTAGACGACCAAGGTGAGGAAGAACAGATTGATCCCAAACCGCACCAGCAGCTTGATCAGGTCGTCGTCGTAAAGCGGGATTTCAAGAAATTCCATCAAAGCCATCGATTATGTGACAAGCCGTTTTGATTCCTCTCCCCCGCTATTCGCATCGCGGCGAGGGAGAGGAGACATTCTACCAATTGATTTCACAAACCCGTCAACCACAGACATGCGGCTGCAGGCTGCCCCATGCCTGCGGCTGACGGAGAAGCGATCACTCCTTGGTCACTCGCAGCAGGTATTCGCCACGTCCTTCGGCGAAAGCTCGCAAGTTCATCGCTCCGTGACCCCGACG from Roseimaritima ulvae includes these protein-coding regions:
- a CDS encoding thiol-disulfide oxidoreductase DCC family protein, translating into MNQHLSAGHTVEVFYDGECPLCLREIKLLKWLDRKDHIQFTDIAAPEFNAEEYAKTPTQFMDEIHGRLPDGQWIIGVEVFRQLYSAVGFGPLIWPTRLPGISHALNFGYHVFAKNRLRLTGRCTGDTCNSSAPERFTS
- a CDS encoding DUF4956 domain-containing protein, with the translated sequence MEFLEIPLYDDDLIKLLVRFGINLFFLTLVVYFAIYPTQRQREFAFTAVMLNVTVFFICFTLKKLEIDIGMALGLFAIFGVLRYRTDTICTKEMTYLFIVIGLAVINSLSNKKTSYVELATVNMFIFAGAMLKEWMVGRGQTEAVPKKNGEGKNGNGSSGKAAKYTIEYDKPEWLGESMREPLLDDLRARTGMPITRVQVKSIDLQQNKATLQVWCDA